Proteins from a single region of Gasterosteus aculeatus chromosome 20, fGasAcu3.hap1.1, whole genome shotgun sequence:
- the LOC144389450 gene encoding uncharacterized protein LOC144389450 — MEATTLDGRLLARVTMRTEPVKMQLSGNHSEDISFFILSSPHMPLVLGHPWLRKHNPTLDWVTGKVVSSPPPGFDPNPFDRRYSSGHTPRGLLAIRAWPVPWRCCADASGGQPWERTLRGLSLPVQSVHGIREQIDPVQDYFTLYQFPGGPGPTWLWIL, encoded by the exons ATGGAAGCGACCACCCTCGACGGCAGACTACTAGCACGGGTAACCATGAGAACGGAGCCAGTGAAGATGCAGTTATCGGGCAACCACTCGGAAGACATCTCCTTCTTCATCCTGTCCTCACCACACATGCCCCTGGTTCTTGGTCACCCTTGGCTGAGGAAACACAACCCCACCCTGGATTGGGTGACAGGCAAG GtggtgtcttcccccccccccggatttgACCCGAACCCCTTCGATCGGCGGTACTCCAGTGGGCACACGCCTCGAGGATTACTTGCCATCCGGGCGTGGCCCGTACCATGGCGCTGTTGCGCagacgcttctggtggccagccATGGGAAAGGACACTCAGGGGTTTGTCGCTGCCTGTCCAGTCTGTGCACGGAATAAGGGAACAAATCGACCCAGTGCAGGACTACTTCACCCTCTACCAATTCCCAGGCGGccctggtcccacctggctctGGATTTTGTAA